A single window of Anaerocolumna chitinilytica DNA harbors:
- a CDS encoding ABC transporter permease: protein MKNKNILSFQLNVDDFLPATDEEKQSLVLMRPGVSFWKDALRRLYKNKVAMVSLAVIILIMIFSFVIPSVYPYKYDQQIQGSEYLKPMTFSKQEISLKDAGQKVFPHILGTDNLGRDYAVRVMMGSRISLLVGLIASALILIIGSTFGSVAGFFGGWVDMIMMRIADIVYTIPDILLIVLISFAIRTPMENLAMKPGFHWIQVIGVNLISIFLVFALLYWVGMARIVRSQVLTLKQSEYVTAARALGASSGRIIRKHLLTNCIGTLIVTTTLQIPSSIFTESFLSFLGLGVAIPLPSLGSLASDAVNGLNSYPYLLLAPAIVISLIILSFNLLGDGLRDAFDPKMKS, encoded by the coding sequence ATGAAGAATAAGAACATACTTAGTTTTCAGTTGAACGTGGATGATTTTTTACCAGCAACTGATGAGGAAAAGCAAAGCCTTGTGCTGATGCGCCCCGGTGTAAGCTTTTGGAAAGATGCACTGCGCCGTTTGTATAAGAATAAAGTAGCTATGGTTAGTCTTGCTGTAATTATTTTGATTATGATTTTTTCCTTTGTTATTCCAAGTGTTTATCCATATAAATATGACCAGCAGATTCAAGGGTCTGAATATCTTAAACCCATGACTTTTTCCAAACAGGAAATTTCTCTGAAGGACGCCGGACAAAAGGTATTTCCACATATTTTGGGAACGGATAATCTTGGCCGTGATTATGCAGTTCGTGTAATGATGGGAAGCCGTATTTCACTGCTTGTAGGTTTGATTGCATCAGCTCTTATTTTAATTATCGGTTCCACCTTCGGATCTGTAGCTGGTTTCTTTGGCGGCTGGGTCGACATGATTATGATGCGTATAGCAGATATTGTCTATACAATACCGGATATCCTTTTAATTGTATTGATATCCTTTGCTATTCGTACTCCTATGGAAAACCTCGCTATGAAGCCGGGATTCCATTGGATTCAGGTGATTGGCGTTAACTTAATCAGTATTTTCCTGGTATTCGCCCTTCTTTACTGGGTAGGTATGGCCAGAATTGTTCGAAGCCAGGTCCTTACCTTAAAACAGAGTGAATATGTAACTGCTGCCAGAGCACTAGGTGCTTCCAGCGGCCGTATCATTAGAAAACACTTACTTACCAATTGTATTGGTACTTTAATTGTAACTACAACCTTACAGATTCCCTCCTCCATTTTTACGGAAAGCTTCTTAAGCTTTCTTGGATTAGGTGTAGCAATTCCCTTACCGTCATTGGGCTCTTTGGCAAGTGATGCTGTTAACGGATTGAATTCCTATCCGTATTTGTTGCTGGCACCTGCAATTGTTATCAGTCTTATCATTCTCAGCTTTAACTTGTTAGGTGATGGTCTGAGAGATGCATTTGATCCGAAAATGAAGAGTTAA
- the eno gene encoding phosphopyruvate hydratase — translation MKKHFEIEKVTGREILDSRGNPTVEVEVLLADGSIGRAAVPSGASTGAFEAVELRDNDKKRYLGNGVRKAVENVNKVIAKEITGLNALNQVEVDKKMIEADGTENKGKLGANAILGASLATAKAAAEAIHLPLYQYIGGVNAKVLPVPMMNIINGGKHADSSLNIQEFMIMPIGAKCFSEGLEWSTTVFHTLKKLLKKEGYVTAVGDEGGFAPKFKSDEEALNYIVKAVGEAGYEPGKDFGIAMDVASTEMFEEAKKAGREGEYLFWKAGEYKSVDDMIAYLEDLCTRYPVMSIEDGLAEEDFIGWEKLTQRLGSRIQLVGDDLFVTNTKRIKKGIDLGVSNSVLIKFNQIGTLTETLEAIEMAKNNKWTAIVSHRSGETEDVTLADIAVATNAGQIKTGAPSRSDRVAKYNRLLRIEEQLGDTAVYPGKSCFQVKPEK, via the coding sequence TTATTGGCAGACGGAAGTATCGGAAGGGCCGCCGTACCATCCGGCGCGTCTACAGGAGCCTTTGAAGCAGTGGAATTAAGGGATAATGATAAGAAAAGATATCTTGGCAATGGCGTAAGAAAAGCGGTGGAAAACGTAAATAAAGTTATCGCAAAGGAAATAACAGGGCTTAACGCTCTAAATCAGGTAGAAGTTGATAAAAAAATGATTGAAGCTGATGGTACAGAGAATAAAGGAAAACTGGGAGCGAATGCAATCCTTGGTGCCTCTCTTGCAACTGCGAAAGCTGCAGCAGAAGCTATCCATTTACCTCTTTATCAGTATATTGGCGGGGTAAATGCGAAAGTTCTGCCAGTGCCTATGATGAATATTATAAATGGTGGTAAACATGCGGATTCCAGCCTTAATATTCAGGAATTTATGATTATGCCAATAGGGGCTAAATGTTTTAGCGAAGGGTTGGAATGGAGTACAACTGTATTTCATACCTTAAAGAAGCTTTTAAAGAAAGAGGGATATGTTACTGCAGTTGGTGATGAAGGCGGATTTGCCCCTAAATTCAAAAGCGATGAAGAAGCTCTTAATTATATTGTAAAAGCAGTAGGTGAAGCAGGATATGAACCGGGCAAGGATTTTGGCATTGCGATGGATGTAGCATCTACTGAGATGTTTGAAGAAGCAAAAAAGGCCGGCAGAGAAGGAGAGTACCTATTCTGGAAAGCAGGAGAATATAAGAGTGTGGATGATATGATAGCTTATTTGGAAGACTTATGTACCAGATATCCGGTTATGTCCATTGAAGACGGTCTGGCAGAGGAAGATTTCATAGGCTGGGAAAAGCTTACCCAAAGATTAGGAAGCAGGATTCAGTTAGTAGGAGATGATTTATTTGTTACGAATACAAAGAGAATCAAGAAAGGTATTGACCTAGGAGTATCTAACTCGGTTCTGATTAAGTTCAATCAGATTGGAACCTTGACTGAGACCTTGGAAGCGATTGAAATGGCTAAAAACAATAAATGGACAGCTATTGTATCTCATCGGTCAGGAGAGACTGAAGATGTTACCTTGGCTGATATTGCTGTAGCAACCAATGCAGGCCAGATAAAAACTGGTGCACCTTCAAGGAGTGACCGTGTGGCAAAATATAACAGGTTGTTAAGAATTGAGGAACAACTAGGTGATACAGCCGTTTATCCCGGAAAAAGCTGCTTTCAGGTAAAACCTGAAAAGTAA
- a CDS encoding ABC transporter ATP-binding protein, producing MSEYLVDIQNERLSFFTPAGEVKSLNDVSFKVAEGEVLGIVGESGSGKSVTAYSLMGLTAHPGRIIGGDLHFNGHHINKMTEREMRKIRGNEVSIIFQDPMTSLNPVFTIGNQIMEAILLHTDKNKKQAHERAKELLTLVGINEPEKRLKQYPHELSGGMRQRVMIAMALACEPKLLIADEPTTALDVTIQAQILELMTELKQKLGMAIILITHDLGVVAGMCDRIAVMYAGKVVETGTTDDIFYHPSHEYTKGLLLSVPNLNDTEHKKLVPIEGQPVDMLNPPAGCPFAPRCNSCMKICLRTMPEYTDLGNDHHSACWLLDKAKFEGKVQE from the coding sequence ATGAGTGAATATTTAGTAGATATACAAAATGAACGACTCTCCTTTTTTACCCCTGCAGGTGAAGTAAAGTCCTTAAATGATGTTTCATTTAAAGTTGCAGAGGGAGAAGTATTAGGGATAGTAGGCGAAAGCGGTTCCGGTAAATCCGTAACAGCTTACAGCCTTATGGGTCTGACAGCACATCCCGGCAGAATAATCGGCGGTGATTTGCATTTTAACGGTCATCACATTAATAAGATGACGGAGCGTGAGATGCGTAAGATAAGAGGAAATGAAGTATCCATTATCTTTCAGGACCCTATGACAAGTCTTAACCCTGTATTTACCATCGGAAATCAGATTATGGAAGCAATTCTTCTGCATACCGATAAAAATAAAAAGCAAGCCCACGAACGTGCCAAAGAATTATTGACGCTGGTTGGAATCAATGAACCGGAGAAACGTTTAAAGCAGTATCCTCACGAACTTTCCGGTGGTATGCGTCAGCGTGTTATGATTGCTATGGCTCTTGCCTGTGAACCTAAGCTCCTGATTGCAGATGAACCTACAACCGCGCTGGATGTTACTATTCAGGCGCAGATTCTGGAACTAATGACAGAACTGAAACAAAAATTAGGAATGGCAATTATCTTGATTACACATGACCTTGGAGTAGTAGCCGGTATGTGCGACCGTATTGCCGTTATGTATGCCGGTAAAGTAGTAGAGACCGGAACCACAGACGATATATTTTACCATCCGTCCCATGAGTATACAAAAGGTTTACTCCTAAGTGTTCCGAACTTAAATGATACGGAGCACAAGAAACTGGTTCCCATTGAAGGTCAGCCGGTGGATATGCTTAATCCGCCAGCAGGATGTCCTTTTGCACCCCGCTGCAATTCCTGTATGAAAATTTGTCTGCGTACTATGCCGGAGTATACTGATTTGGGCAATGATCATCACAGTGCATGCTGGCTGCTAGATAAGGCTAAATTTGAAGGGAAGGTGCAAGAGTAA
- a CDS encoding ABC transporter permease, with the protein MGRYILKRVGAALVTIFIVATITFFLMNLVPGGPFVAEKSISKQAQAALNEKFGLDKPLIIQYKNYLVNAAHGDFGLSLKQRGRTVTGIISSKFPISARVGGLSVLVAILIGIPLGCTAAINRGKWLDNFIIVIATCGIAVPSFVLCTVGMYIFGVHLKLLPTFGLNSPASYVLPVFALAFYPTAYITRLMRSSMLDVIGQDYIRTSKAKGVSQFLSLFKHALRNAVLPVVTYVGPLLAYTLTGSFIVEKIFVIPGLGGQFVSSITNRDYTVIMGTTICLATLVIIMNTIVDILYKIIDPRIQLN; encoded by the coding sequence ATGGGTAGATACATACTTAAAAGAGTGGGTGCAGCACTGGTAACTATTTTTATTGTTGCAACGATCACATTTTTCCTGATGAACTTGGTACCAGGCGGTCCATTTGTTGCAGAAAAATCCATTAGTAAGCAGGCTCAGGCTGCACTTAATGAGAAATTTGGTTTGGATAAACCGCTGATAATTCAATATAAAAATTACCTGGTAAATGCTGCTCACGGTGATTTTGGTCTTAGCTTAAAACAACGTGGACGTACTGTTACAGGTATTATATCAAGTAAATTCCCGATATCTGCAAGGGTAGGCGGATTATCGGTTCTTGTTGCAATTCTGATTGGTATTCCATTAGGATGTACGGCAGCAATAAACCGAGGAAAGTGGCTGGATAACTTTATTATAGTTATTGCTACATGCGGTATTGCAGTTCCAAGCTTTGTATTATGCACCGTGGGAATGTACATTTTTGGTGTTCATTTAAAATTACTTCCCACTTTTGGTTTGAATTCACCGGCTAGTTATGTACTGCCTGTTTTTGCACTTGCTTTTTATCCTACAGCATATATAACAAGACTTATGCGTTCTTCTATGCTTGATGTTATCGGGCAGGATTATATCCGTACTTCTAAGGCAAAAGGTGTATCTCAGTTTTTATCACTTTTTAAACATGCACTTCGTAATGCGGTATTGCCGGTAGTTACCTATGTTGGTCCTCTGTTAGCTTATACCTTGACAGGTAGTTTTATTGTTGAGAAGATATTTGTTATTCCGGGTCTTGGCGGTCAGTTTGTAAGCTCAATTACAAACCGTGATTATACCGTTATTATGGGAACCACAATCTGTCTTGCAACATTGGTAATTATAATGAATACGATTGTGGATATTCTTTATAAGATTATTGATCCACGTATTCAGCTGAATTAG